A window of Campylobacter lari subsp. lari contains these coding sequences:
- a CDS encoding glycoprotease produces the protein MLGIYENDVLIKTIESDLKVSEVLPKILQDLLLQYELEKLIYAHGPGSYMGIKISYVSFKTLAIVKNIPLKAISAFELNNNTPIAANKHLCFVKKDDDEIVLEKTQAGSFFMPQSLKGLNFSQENTPFYVLDAIN, from the coding sequence ATGCTTGGTATTTATGAAAATGATGTATTGATAAAAACCATTGAGAGTGATTTAAAAGTTAGTGAGGTTTTGCCAAAAATATTGCAAGATTTACTTTTACAATATGAGCTTGAAAAGCTTATTTATGCGCATGGACCAGGCTCTTACATGGGCATAAAGATTTCTTATGTTTCTTTTAAAACCCTAGCTATAGTTAAAAATATACCCTTAAAAGCTATTAGTGCTTTTGAGCTAAATAATAACACTCCTATAGCTGCTAATAAGCATTTGTGTTTTGTAAAAAAAGATGATGATGAGATTGTCTTAGAAAAGACACAAGCTGGAAGTTTTTTTATGCCCCAAAGTTTAAAAGGTTTAAATTTCAGTCAAGAAAATACACCTTTTTATGTTTTAGATGCGATTAATTAA
- the thrB gene encoding homoserine kinase, with amino-acid sequence MKILVPATSANLGPGFDCLGLSLKYFNQTVVEKSKFFSISIHGEGENNIYLKKNNSFVNIFYEIYQRLSGKKDNFRFVFQNNIPLARGMGSSSAVIIGAIACAYELSGFKADKNTILNEALKYENHPDNIAPAALGGFVCALTHNEKVLAIKKEVDKDLQAVITIPNVAMNTQKSRAVLAKKINLEDGVFNLCHASFLTACFLEKKYDLLKYASLDKLHQNQRMKLLPELFEVQKLALDNNAFMSTLSGSGSSFFTLAYKDDAKKIKEKIKNKFAKFRVELLEFDDEGFKIC; translated from the coding sequence ATGAAGATTTTAGTTCCTGCAACAAGTGCAAATTTAGGTCCTGGTTTTGATTGTTTGGGTTTGAGTTTAAAATATTTTAATCAAACCGTAGTTGAAAAATCTAAATTTTTTAGCATTAGCATACATGGAGAAGGTGAAAATAATATCTATCTTAAAAAAAATAATAGTTTTGTTAATATTTTTTATGAAATTTATCAAAGACTTAGTGGTAAAAAAGATAATTTCCGCTTTGTTTTTCAAAATAATATCCCTTTAGCTAGAGGCATGGGAAGCTCTTCTGCTGTCATAATTGGAGCCATTGCTTGTGCTTATGAATTAAGTGGGTTTAAAGCGGATAAAAATACCATTTTAAATGAAGCTTTAAAATATGAAAACCATCCAGATAACATAGCCCCAGCAGCACTTGGGGGTTTTGTATGTGCATTAACTCATAATGAAAAAGTTCTAGCTATAAAAAAAGAAGTGGATAAAGACTTACAAGCTGTTATAACCATACCAAATGTAGCGATGAATACTCAAAAATCAAGAGCAGTTTTAGCTAAAAAAATCAACCTAGAAGATGGTGTTTTTAATCTTTGTCATGCTTCATTTTTAACTGCTTGTTTTTTAGAGAAAAAATATGATTTATTAAAATATGCAAGTTTAGATAAACTTCATCAAAATCAAAGAATGAAGCTTTTGCCCGAGCTTTTTGAGGTGCAAAAGCTAGCTTTAGATAATAATGCTTTTATGAGTACACTTTCAGGCTCAGGTTCGAGTTTTTTTACTCTTGCTTATAAAGATGATGCTAAAAAAATCAAAGAAAAAATCAAAAATAAATTTGCTAAATTTAGAGTCGAGCTTTTAGAATTTGATGATGAGGGCTTTAAAATTTGCTAA
- the rimP gene encoding ribosome maturation factor RimP: protein MNLEALCKEAGLSFYDDELVSENGKKIYRVYVQKEGGVNLDDCARLSEILSPIFDVEPPVSGEYFLEVSSCGLERKLSKIEHFVKSINELVKITTSEKEKIEAKIISIDDENITLENLKTQEKTTLKFSDIRKARTFVQW from the coding sequence ATGAATCTTGAAGCACTTTGTAAAGAAGCAGGGCTTAGCTTTTATGATGATGAGCTAGTAAGTGAAAATGGTAAAAAAATTTATAGAGTTTATGTGCAAAAAGAAGGTGGGGTAAATCTTGATGATTGTGCTAGGCTTAGTGAGATTTTATCGCCTATTTTTGATGTAGAGCCACCTGTGAGCGGGGAGTATTTTTTAGAAGTATCAAGCTGTGGGCTTGAAAGAAAACTTAGCAAAATTGAGCATTTTGTAAAAAGCATTAATGAACTCGTAAAAATCACAACTAGTGAAAAAGAAAAAATCGAAGCAAAAATCATCTCTATAGATGATGAAAATATCACTTTAGAAAATCTAAAAACTCAAGAAAAAACTACTTTGAAATTTAGCGATATAAGAAAAGCTAGAACTTTTGTGCAGTGGTAG
- a CDS encoding DUF448 domain-containing protein encodes MCIVCKGRYEKQSLHQFQIKNSQIITKVEFGRSLYICNSCFDKDEKTLQRAFMRACKGNFHGNINQQDLKEIFFNGRCKD; translated from the coding sequence ATGTGCATTGTTTGCAAAGGCCGTTATGAAAAGCAAAGTTTGCATCAATTCCAAATAAAAAATTCTCAAATTATCACTAAAGTGGAATTTGGCAGGAGTTTGTATATTTGTAATTCATGTTTTGATAAAGATGAAAAAACATTGCAAAGGGCTTTTATGAGAGCTTGCAAAGGCAATTTTCATGGTAATATAAATCAGCAGGATTTAAAGGAGATATTTTTTAATGGCAGATGTAAAGATTAG
- a CDS encoding M23 family metallopeptidase — protein MVFARKRSNKKWIFVVFLILLAFVVFVLNTKLFEKNPPLIQTKSDVIYSNLTDPISIEISDESVLKDVKVTLFKANELNGEMLVNEHVKGNQKSIHFDLKLPKPAYKEKVDSYKLVIEASDSSFWNFFLGNQALKEVKVIIDTKNPFVEILDNSYQIEQGGVGSVVFKANDENLQEVYITTDKDKIFKATPYVKEGYYAALIPWEATDEHFRAYVVAVDKAGNVNKQRIRYYFTNKKYRVSNIKVSDRFLDGKIEFLAQKYAPKDRELSRLEKFKFVNEDLRASNEVIIHDITSKVPDTMINNFKVNLFKPLKNGQKVADYADHRFYSYNNQAFSSSYHMGLDLASIKEAPIISNNDGEVVFVQENGIYGLNVIIYHGFGIYTLYGHCTNSDMNVGDRVKAGDVIGTTGTTGLALGDHVHFGVLVQGVEVRPEQWQDAKWIKENIYNILESSKKRILSE, from the coding sequence ATGGTTTTTGCGCGTAAAAGATCAAATAAAAAGTGGATTTTTGTAGTTTTTTTAATACTTTTAGCCTTTGTGGTGTTTGTTTTAAATACAAAGCTGTTTGAAAAAAATCCTCCGTTGATTCAAACAAAATCAGATGTAATTTATAGTAATCTAACAGACCCTATATCTATAGAAATAAGCGATGAAAGTGTTTTAAAAGATGTTAAAGTCACGCTATTTAAAGCAAATGAATTAAATGGAGAAATGCTTGTTAATGAGCATGTTAAGGGCAATCAAAAAAGCATTCATTTTGATTTAAAATTACCAAAACCAGCTTATAAAGAAAAAGTCGATTCGTATAAACTTGTAATAGAAGCAAGTGATAGTAGTTTTTGGAATTTCTTTTTAGGAAATCAAGCGCTTAAAGAAGTAAAAGTTATCATTGATACCAAAAATCCATTTGTAGAAATTTTAGATAATTCTTACCAAATCGAGCAAGGTGGAGTAGGTAGTGTGGTATTTAAAGCAAATGATGAGAATTTACAAGAAGTTTATATCACAACCGATAAAGATAAAATTTTTAAAGCAACTCCTTATGTGAAAGAAGGGTATTATGCTGCTTTAATTCCTTGGGAGGCAACTGATGAGCATTTTAGAGCTTATGTAGTGGCAGTAGATAAAGCAGGTAATGTAAACAAACAAAGAATTAGATATTATTTTACTAATAAAAAATACCGTGTATCAAATATAAAAGTAAGTGATAGATTTTTAGATGGCAAGATTGAATTTTTAGCACAAAAATATGCTCCAAAAGATAGAGAATTAAGCAGGCTTGAAAAATTTAAATTTGTTAATGAAGATTTAAGAGCTTCTAATGAAGTTATCATTCATGATATTACAAGTAAAGTTCCTGATACTATGATTAATAATTTTAAAGTTAATCTTTTCAAGCCTTTAAAAAATGGCCAAAAAGTAGCTGATTATGCTGATCATAGATTTTATTCTTATAATAATCAAGCATTTAGTAGCTCTTATCATATGGGGCTTGATTTAGCAAGCATAAAAGAAGCACCTATCATTAGTAATAACGATGGTGAAGTGGTATTTGTGCAAGAAAATGGAATTTATGGATTAAATGTTATAATCTATCATGGTTTTGGGATTTACACTCTTTATGGACACTGTACTAATTCAGATATGAATGTAGGCGATAGGGTAAAAGCAGGCGATGTTATAGGTACTACAGGTACTACAGGCTTAGCACTTGGAGATCATGTGCATTTTGGTGTTTTAGTGCAAGGGGTTGAAGTGCGTCCTGAGCAATGGCAAGATGCAAAATGGATAAAAGAAAATATCTATAATATATTAGAGTCAAGCAAAAAAAGAATTTTGAGTGAATAA
- the infB gene encoding translation initiation factor IF-2, which yields MADVKISEIAQELGYTSKEIIEKANEMGLEDIKSPNKKVSSEIAEAIYQYVQSGEILDVVKKVAKPKKESTAKKTTKKDEVKKEEKKTTTKKESKNPAKAVSEKKDEVKKEEKQPENPIKNEVLEEKKEEIKLDEKLGSNLNLAKRRGLVIVKKKKEESKEIQINKEEKLSTQTTQGLSLSMIFSNSDENLKRKKKEKKNHPVASKKESTTKMDLLGDKDFADISLEDDDMVVLPDFSVKENKPAQPANKKQPNILKQSLNNSINPFGEGGIQRRSRKKPPKKVEKKESEAITSVSIPKEIRVYEFAEKLGKNTGEVISKLFMLGMMTTKNDFLDEDAIEILAAEFGVEINIIDEADEFDYVKDYDENQTEENLSQRAPVITIMGHVDHGKTSLLDYIRKSRIASGEAGGITQHVGAYMVEKNGRKITFIDTPGHEAFTAMRARGASITDIVIIVVAADDGVKPQTKEAINHAKAANVPIIIAINKMDKENANPDMVKTQLAEMEIMPVEWGGSHEFVPVSAKKGDGVEDLLEIVLLQADILELKANPKAHAKASIIESSVQKGRGPVATIIVQNGTLRVGNTVVAGEAYGKVRAMSDDQGKALKEIGPGECGVIIGLSEVADAGETLIAVESDKQAREYANKRHEYNRQKELSKSTKVSIDELGAKIKEGNLKALPVILKADVQGSLEAIKASLEKLKNDEIKVNIIHSGVGGITQSDIELASASENSIVLGFNIRPTGEIKERAKDKGVEIKTYNVIYNLLDDVKALLGGMMSPIISEEQLGQAEIRQVINVPKLGQIAGCMVTEGTINRGAKIRLIRDGVVVFEGNVSSLKRFKDDVREVAKGYECGVGIEGCNDMRVGDYIESYKEVEEQVSL from the coding sequence ATGGCAGATGTAAAGATTAGCGAGATTGCTCAAGAGTTAGGATATACAAGTAAAGAAATTATAGAAAAAGCCAATGAAATGGGCTTAGAAGATATCAAATCCCCTAACAAAAAAGTATCTTCTGAAATCGCAGAAGCGATTTATCAATATGTTCAATCTGGTGAAATACTAGATGTGGTAAAAAAAGTAGCCAAGCCTAAAAAAGAAAGTACGGCAAAAAAAACTACTAAAAAAGATGAAGTAAAAAAAGAAGAGAAAAAAACTACTACTAAAAAAGAAAGTAAAAACCCTGCTAAAGCAGTGAGTGAAAAAAAAGATGAAGTAAAAAAAGAAGAAAAACAACCTGAAAATCCTATAAAAAATGAAGTATTAGAAGAGAAAAAAGAAGAAATTAAACTCGATGAAAAGCTAGGTTCTAATTTAAATTTAGCCAAAAGAAGAGGCTTGGTCATCGTTAAAAAGAAAAAAGAAGAAAGCAAAGAAATTCAAATAAACAAAGAAGAAAAACTTAGTACACAAACTACTCAAGGTTTAAGTCTTAGTATGATTTTTTCAAATTCAGATGAGAATTTAAAAAGAAAGAAAAAAGAAAAGAAAAATCATCCTGTAGCAAGCAAAAAAGAAAGCACTACTAAAATGGATCTTTTGGGAGATAAAGACTTTGCTGATATTTCTTTAGAAGATGATGATATGGTGGTTTTACCTGATTTTAGTGTAAAAGAAAATAAACCAGCACAACCAGCAAATAAAAAACAACCAAATATCTTAAAGCAATCTTTAAATAATTCTATCAATCCATTTGGCGAGGGTGGTATACAAAGAAGAAGTCGTAAAAAACCACCTAAAAAGGTAGAAAAAAAAGAAAGCGAAGCGATCACAAGTGTAAGTATACCTAAAGAAATTCGTGTGTATGAATTTGCTGAAAAACTTGGTAAAAACACCGGAGAAGTTATCTCTAAACTTTTCATGCTTGGTATGATGACGACTAAAAATGACTTTTTAGATGAGGATGCTATAGAAATTCTTGCTGCTGAATTTGGAGTGGAGATTAATATCATCGATGAAGCTGATGAGTTTGATTATGTAAAAGATTATGATGAAAATCAAACAGAAGAAAATTTAAGCCAAAGAGCTCCGGTTATCACTATCATGGGGCATGTGGATCATGGTAAGACTTCTTTGCTTGATTATATAAGAAAATCACGTATTGCAAGTGGTGAAGCGGGTGGGATCACTCAGCATGTTGGTGCATATATGGTAGAAAAAAATGGTAGAAAAATCACTTTTATCGATACTCCAGGCCATGAGGCATTTACTGCTATGCGTGCAAGAGGTGCCAGTATAACGGATATTGTTATTATCGTAGTAGCCGCAGATGATGGGGTAAAACCACAAACTAAAGAAGCGATCAATCACGCAAAAGCAGCTAATGTGCCTATAATCATAGCAATTAATAAAATGGATAAAGAAAATGCAAATCCAGATATGGTAAAAACTCAATTAGCTGAAATGGAAATCATGCCAGTAGAATGGGGCGGAAGCCATGAGTTTGTGCCAGTTTCAGCTAAAAAGGGTGATGGTGTAGAGGATTTACTTGAGATTGTATTATTACAGGCTGATATTTTAGAGCTTAAAGCAAATCCAAAAGCCCATGCTAAAGCAAGTATTATAGAATCTTCAGTGCAAAAAGGTAGAGGTCCTGTGGCCACTATCATCGTGCAAAATGGTACTTTAAGAGTGGGAAATACTGTTGTAGCAGGGGAAGCTTATGGTAAAGTGCGTGCTATGAGTGATGATCAAGGCAAAGCTTTAAAAGAAATAGGCCCAGGCGAGTGCGGGGTGATTATAGGTCTTAGTGAAGTAGCTGATGCAGGAGAAACGCTAATAGCTGTAGAAAGCGATAAGCAAGCAAGAGAATACGCTAATAAACGCCATGAATACAACCGCCAAAAAGAACTAAGCAAATCCACTAAAGTAAGCATAGATGAGCTTGGTGCTAAAATCAAAGAAGGTAATTTAAAAGCCCTTCCTGTAATCTTAAAAGCAGATGTGCAAGGTTCACTTGAAGCGATTAAGGCTAGTTTAGAAAAACTTAAAAACGATGAGATTAAGGTTAATATCATCCATAGTGGGGTAGGTGGTATTACTCAAAGTGATATAGAGCTTGCAAGTGCTAGTGAAAACTCTATCGTTTTAGGTTTTAATATACGCCCAACCGGTGAGATCAAAGAACGCGCTAAAGATAAAGGCGTAGAGATAAAAACTTATAATGTTATTTATAACTTGCTTGATGATGTAAAAGCCTTGCTAGGTGGTATGATGAGTCCTATCATCTCTGAAGAGCAACTTGGTCAAGCTGAAATTCGCCAAGTGATTAATGTGCCAAAATTAGGACAAATCGCAGGTTGTATGGTAACAGAAGGCACGATCAATCGTGGTGCGAAAATCAGGCTCATTAGAGATGGGGTTGTGGTATTTGAAGGTAATGTAAGCTCACTTAAACGCTTTAAAGATGATGTAAGAGAAGTTGCAAAAGGCTATGAATGCGGTGTAGGCATAGAAGGTTGCAATGATATGAGAGTGGGAGATTATATAGAAAGTTACAAAGAAGTTGAGGAACAAGTAAGCTTATGA
- the rbfA gene encoding 30S ribosome-binding factor RbfA — protein sequence MNPAEIKKLRTESILKELIPEALANLDNEALKNLCVVDVECKKGRYDAFVYLDKMFFNTQEQEKILNQLKKAARALQNYCMSEQGWYRCPNFHFKFDDRLEYQNHMDALFEKIKKEQNES from the coding sequence ATGAACCCAGCTGAAATCAAAAAGCTACGCACAGAAAGCATTTTAAAAGAGCTTATTCCTGAAGCTTTGGCAAATTTAGACAACGAAGCTTTAAAAAATTTGTGCGTAGTGGATGTAGAGTGTAAAAAAGGCAGATATGATGCTTTTGTGTATTTAGATAAGATGTTTTTCAACACTCAAGAGCAAGAAAAAATACTAAATCAACTAAAAAAAGCCGCCCGTGCTTTGCAAAATTATTGTATGAGTGAGCAAGGTTGGTATAGATGTCCGAATTTTCACTTTAAATTTGATGATAGATTAGAATATCAAAATCACATGGATGCACTTTTTGAAAAGATAAAAAAGGAACAAAATGAATCTTGA
- the lpxC gene encoding UDP-3-O-acyl-N-acetylglucosamine deacetylase, which produces MNQTTIAKEVKGIGIGLHKGEPISIKLEPLEAGSGIVFYRSDLGISYEAKPENVIDTQMATVIGDHRGYVSTIEHLMSAINAYGIDNVRIVLDANEAPVMDGSSIGFCMMLEEAGIKELDVAKKILVIKKSVEVKEGNKFVRLSPTDMPIINYTIEFDNPIIGKQNYCFEFSKQNYIEQIARARTFGFLKDVQALRAMNLGLGGSLENAVVIDDNRILNPEGLRFKDEFVRHKILDAIGDLTLLGCRVFGDYTSYAGSHKLNHLLTKELLKDPSAYEVVSLEKSTYKVYEKVFA; this is translated from the coding sequence ATGAATCAAACAACAATAGCAAAAGAAGTTAAAGGTATTGGCATAGGTTTGCATAAGGGCGAGCCTATTAGTATAAAATTAGAGCCATTAGAAGCTGGTAGCGGCATAGTGTTTTACAGAAGCGATTTAGGAATTTCTTATGAGGCAAAACCTGAAAATGTCATCGATACACAAATGGCTACTGTAATAGGCGATCATAGGGGTTATGTTTCCACAATAGAGCATTTAATGAGTGCGATTAATGCTTATGGTATTGACAATGTGCGTATAGTTTTAGATGCTAATGAAGCTCCTGTAATGGATGGTAGTAGCATAGGCTTTTGTATGATGCTTGAAGAAGCAGGTATAAAAGAGCTTGATGTGGCTAAAAAAATTTTAGTGATTAAAAAAAGTGTAGAAGTAAAAGAAGGTAATAAATTTGTACGTTTAAGCCCTACGGATATGCCTATTATAAACTATACAATCGAATTTGATAATCCTATTATAGGTAAGCAAAATTATTGTTTTGAATTTAGCAAGCAAAACTACATAGAGCAAATAGCAAGAGCAAGAACCTTTGGCTTTTTAAAGGATGTTCAAGCTTTAAGAGCTATGAATTTAGGTCTTGGTGGAAGCTTAGAAAACGCTGTTGTGATTGATGATAATCGTATTTTAAATCCTGAAGGTTTGCGTTTCAAAGATGAATTTGTACGCCATAAAATTTTAGATGCTATCGGGGATTTAACCTTGCTTGGATGTAGAGTTTTTGGAGATTATACTTCTTATGCAGGTTCGCACAAGCTTAATCATCTTTTAACCAAAGAACTTTTAAAAGATCCTAGTGCGTATGAAGTGGTAAGTTTAGAAAAAAGTACATATAAAGTTTATGAAAAGGTTTTTGCATAA